The following is a genomic window from Chitinispirillum alkaliphilum.
CCATTTATCGTATGGCATGTTAAGTTTGCTGCAATTGCATGACATTTTACTTGCTCCTCTTGCTCTATATGTATCAATATCGATATTGTTTCATAAGGATTCCTGGGGGTGGTGGAAAGCAATTATTCCATTTTATAATTATATTGTGTTATGTGATTATGCAGGGAAAAATAGTGTTGCATTTAAGTGTTTGTTCCTTTTCTCGCAATTACTTCCTCTCGGGATTGGTTTTCAGCATGTATACGTTTACTCTTACACTACCAGCCTCTTTCTTATGATACCTGTTGTTTTCTGGACCCTGATAGCGTTTAGTTTGGCGAATAAACACGATAAAGGAAGTATGTTTGCTTTAGGGTTGATATTTTTGCCACTGATATTTTTTCCATATCTGGCGCTCACTGCTGATGCTCAAACTCAGATCGACGATGATTATTGTGATGATGACGGGGACAGTGATTTACGTCTTCTAAATATAAACCGTAAAAAATTCATGAAGCTCGAACCACATATCCTTGAGGAAGGATCTTATTCAAAAATCGTTGGTGGGAAAATACATACAGATATAGGATATCTGATAATCGCTAGTATACCTTTGTGGATCCGCTGGGATGAACATTATATGTTCTTTGCTGATAAAGGTATCTTTTATTTGGTTACGCAATCATTTAAGGGTGTAATCTACAGCGAGTTTACCCCATACGAAAAGATACATACTCTGAATTTAGAAAAAACTACACTTACCAAGAAAATTGATATCTTTTATAAAAACGGTCTTGAGGAATCTTACGAGTGTTCAGGTACAAATTTTAATTCCAGAATCATACCATATTTAGATCAAATTCACAGGTGGGCGCCACATTTAAAGTTCGGGGGGAAGTGTATTCCTGAAAATATGAGTGACAAGCTTGCACCTTCTGTGCAATATGAGGAAAAAACAGCTTTAGTCAAAGAATCGTCTTCAACGGAGGAGTTCTTCCTGGAAGACCTGTGATTTGTGTGTTTCTGATATATTGGCGATAAACAGATGCCAGCGGTTATCTGTACTTCGGCTTTATCCCTGAGTGCTGAAGTACAGATAAAGTTTTCTGAGCAGGATAAAAACACAATCCCGGAGTTCTGTTCGTGAGTGCAGTATACTATTTTTAAACAGGATACTCTGCAGCCTTTGATCTACTATACAAGTGTATGATCGAGGCAATGCGCACTCAAAGAAATACGGAATTCTGATGCTTCACCTCACTTTTGCTCCATCAACACAATCCCTCGCAGAGCTTGCAGCTGATAAGCTCGCAGCAATATGGAGCGATCCTTTTAATCCACCAACGGTTATCGTCCCCAATCCGGCTGTTGAAAAATGGCTCCTCATGCGTTTGGTAACTTTTACCAAAATATCAGGGTGTGTGGCAAATCTAAAAATGCTAAGGCTTGAGCGGTTTTTGTGGAACACACTGAGTCCGGATGAGAACATGACCCTTATGGATGCAGAGCACCTCTGTCAATTGGTTTGTTCACTGCTCGACAAACCACTACTTCAGGAAAAAATATTCACAAGTCTTAAAAACTATCTCTGCTCTTCTCAGAACGGATCAATAGATCCTGTCAAGAGAGTACAATTGTCAGGTGTTATTGCCCAGCAGTTCAGAGAATACGAGTATAACAGACCAAGTGTATGGGATGAAAAGCTGAACCGGTGGAAAATGGACGGTATTGATGCAACCTGGCTTAAGGGGAATTACTATTGCGGGGGAGATGCACATGAGGTTTGGCAGAGTGAACTTTACCGCCGGGTTTATGGGTTGGTTGAAAATGGCGGATCTGAAACAGACAATCGCTGTATTTCTCTTCCTCATCTCTACAGGTGGCGTAGGGAGAAAAGTCGGGGAGAAATGGATTGGTGTCAAACCAAAGGTGAAATTTTCATATTCGGAGTTTCAAAAATCAGCCATTTTCACCGCAACACCCTGGTTGAGATTTCTCAGGCAGAAAATGTAGAGATGCGGGTTTTTCTCACTAACCCCTGTGCTGAATTCTGGGAGGATGTCAATACCAGCCGTAACCGTAATAAAAGGCGTAAATGGAGCTGGAATTCTACTTCAAACGAAGCTGGTATCACTCCTATGCAATCGCGATTGTATAGTAAAGAAAATCTCGATGATGAACTGCCCCCGGAGCAGGGCCTGCTTAGACTCTGGGGTGAGGCAGGAAAGGAGAATGTTTTCCTCTGGTGCCCTCAGGCACAATGGAATTTCGAATATATACATCATGACAGTAACATGACAGAGCATAGGCCTCAAACAACACTGGAATCTGTGAAAGAGTCCCTGCTATTACGCACTGCCACTCTGAGCGAACCAATTCGAGGATGGGGTGATGATTCTCTCTTTATACTCGCTTCACCTGACAGGGGCCGGGAAATTGAAGAAATAAGAGAGCAGATCCTCGATATGGTTCATAGAGGGGAGGTGGAGCGACTAAATGAAATTGTCGTTTATCTGACTGACCCTGCGGCTTATCTTGTTCATATCAACAGAGTATTTGGAGCTTGTGATACAGCTGATCCCACATATATTCCTTATACTATACTTGGAGCACCGGGTTCAGGAAGTCTCTTTGCCCAGGGAATGCGCAGCATGCTTGAGCTTATACGGGGACGCTTTGACCGGGCTGGCGTATTTGAGCTTCTGAGAAATCCGATTGTGCAGGTTACCTCTGACTTTACTCCCGAAAATGTTTCCGTGTGGGAAGTATGGGCAGAGAAACTTGGCATTTTCAGGGGCTACAACAGAGAACACCGAAAAACGATGGGAGACAGGGGAGAAATGGTGAGTGATGCGCATACTTTTGAACTGGGTATCGCACGCATGCTGATAGGAAATCTTACTTCAGATCCTGTGGAACTTGATTACAAAATTGTGCCTGAAACATTCTCATCTCAACAGGTGTCTGTTGTTGTTCCCTTTACAGATTTTGATACTTCAGATGAAGATCTTCTCGAAAAATTCTGTGCGGTAACAGAGGACCTTTTCAATGATATAAAGAATTTTTCCGATTGCAATAACGGTGAACTGGAAATTGAGTATGCTGTAGAGCTGATTAAAAACCTTGTGTGGCGGTGGTTTGGTAGAATCGATAAACTGGAAAAAGGTGGGGGCGCTGAGGGCCGTGTACAAAAAGATTTTCTCGAATCTCTCGATATTATACTCCTCCAGAAAACTACTGCTAACAGAGAAAATTTCCCGATTGAAGAATTTCTCAAAATGGTTGAGGCCTGTCTTCCTGATGAACTCTCATCATTTGGGAACGCCTGGGTGGGTGGAGTCACTTTTGCACCGCTTCGTCCTGCAATGGTGCTTTCTCATAAAGTTGTAATCGTTGCAGGGTTGGATGCGGCTTTGTTTCCCGGTACATCTGAGAAGCCTGGGTGGGATCTTTTGTCAGGTAGGAGAATCATTGGGGATAGTGATCGGGTAAAAGACAATAGATTTGTATTTCTTGAACTGTTTCATGCGGCACAAAAAAAATTGGTGATGTCATTCAGATGTCGTAATATGCAGAAAGATGAGGAGCTGCAGCCTTCAAGTGTTGTTCTTGAATTTGAGGAGTATCTTAAGAATGCAATGGAGAACAATACTGACAAAAGCGCAAACGTAAATGTTGTTAGAGGGATTCCATGGGTGCTCCATGAGTCAATTAAAGAGATGGTGTCAGCTGGACGTCTGCATGGAAGCTGGGATTGTACAGAGGTTGAGCTTGGCAAACTTGCCGCAAAGTACGAAAAAAACAGAGCTTTGCACCGCCATGAGTTGGTGTGCAGAAAAGATGGTTCGCTTTTCAGTCCTGCTATAAAGAAAGAGTTCCATACCACATATCATGATCTTAAAAGGTTTATAACCAATCCCCTTGAATATCATCTGTATAAAACTCTGAATATTGATCTTGAAGAAGAGTCTGTGACGATGGGGGTGACAGATGAGCCCCTTGATTCTGGTAACCTTGCATTGGGCGGCATGCAACGGAATATCTGGATCAGGATTCTTGAAATGCTCTTTCCGAAAATCAGAGGAGCTGAAAATTCTAAAAAAGAAGAGTTTTCCCTTAAAGCAGAGCGTGTTGCAATTCAGATATATGATTATCACGCAGCTACTGGAGGAGCTCCCGAAGGGCTGCTTTATAAAAATGAGAAAAGGAAATTAACTGAGTGGGCAATTCAGTGTTGCGAAAAAACTCAGCAACTCCTGGAACTGTTTGACAATCATTACCTTGTAGTAAATACAGATTTTACCCTTGGAAGGAAAGGCCTTTCAGGGGACTTGACCATAAAGCTGGACGGGGAAAAAAGGTGCTTTGTTGAATGCCGGCATTCACTTGTGTTAATGCCCAGAGATCCTGCTGTCAACAGAGAAATCGGTATTTTAGCTGTTAAAAAAGAAGGCAATGTTACTGATAATCATGAATTGTGGCTTGCAGCAGTCCTTCAGCAGATCTTTAATAAGGGAAATGGTATATGCGACAGAATAAATCTTGTTCAGTTAAATCGGGATAAAATTTCTGTGTCTTGTGAGCAGACGTTAACGCCGGAATCCACATGTGATTCCTCAGACAATGATGATGAATACCATGAACCTGCTGTTTTGGATGTTAAATGCTGGTTGAAGCGTATCCTCACCATGATGCTTATTGAGAAATGTTCACAGCATCTGCCCTTTGTAGCTGTAAGAGAAATAACAAAGAAAAGGAAAAATGACAATGCTCATTTCAGAGAACGGCTGAAAAGGATAAGTGTTGAAAGCATAGGGGAGAGAATTAACGGGAACTTCTCTTCATACAGGTGTTTTCTGGAAGCATACAAATTAACAGATGCTCTGGTTGCATTCAGTGAGATCAATGACAAAACGGAACAGAATAGAAAGCTTGCCCAGCTTGCAGCACAACTTTACGAACCGGTTCTCAAAAGGTCTTATTATGAATAGTGCTGTTATCTTAACTGATGTATCTCAGATTGATCTCGATCGTCATGGTGTTATTGAGGCTCACGCCGGTACGGGTAAGACCTACACCATTGTCAGACTAGTACTGCGAATTTTGGAACAGCCCCTAAGAGATGAACGCGGGTTGAGATTTGTTCACTTAAGTGAAATACTTCTTGTAACCTATACTGAAAAAGCCGCAGGAGAGCTTAAACTTCGTATTCGTGAAGGGTTGATGTCAAGAATAAATATTCTCAGGGAGCAGGGTGCTAAAGATTACAATATTATAGAGCATCTTGAATCTTGTCTCAATAACATGCATGAAGCATATATCGGAACGATTCACTCTGTGTGTCTGAGGCTTCTCCGTAACATGCCGTTTGAAACCGGCATACAATTCAGCACGGAAATTGCTGATGACGAAGAGGGGTTGTGGAAAACTTTCAGAGAGATGATAAGAGAGGAGTGGCAGGACACCCAGAGTGACTTTCCATGGGCAATGGAACTGATTGAAATGTACGGATTTAAACTTGACAGTGCTTATGACGGAAAAATTGTCGCTTTGGCAAAGGAACTGCTTGATCAGGGATATACAGTTTTAAACAGATGTAACTGTTTCGAGTCACTTGCTGATGTAAAATCTTGGTTTGATCAATACAAAGCCAACTGTAATAGTTTGAAAGAAAAGTTGAAAGTTTTAATCAGCTCTGGGTTGCAGATACTAAATAATCCTGCCGGTTTGAATGAGAAAAGAGTAGCTTATCTTGAATCTACAGTAAACAGGTGGAAGAATTCTCTTGAAAAGGATCCCTTTTCACCGGAAGATGTCCTGTGTGCAAAATGGGTAAAGAAAAATTCCTGCTACAAATTAAAACCCGATTTAATGAAAAAAGAACTATATAATGTAAGTATAGGGAAAAAAAACCCGTTGGTGGAACCTTTTGCCGACCAGTTCTATCATTATGCCAAAGATAACGAATGGAAAGTTGTTTTAGAATTTCCCAACATTTCTAATATTTTGTCAAATACGCTCATTTGCGACAGTGCAAAGTTACTTGCTGCACGATGGAACAGAAAAAAACAGTCCAACGGGCTTGTATCATATGGAGATATGCTTCGGTTAATGTTTCAGGCGGTGTCGCAAAAAAACAGTGCAGTTACTCAGAACCTTCGGGAAAGGCTGAGTTATGGGATAATTGACGAATTTCAGGATACAAGTCCTCTTCAATGGGAAATTTTCAGAACAGTTTTTACCAAAGGAGCCAGAGAAGAGTTGCCCGGATTATTTATTGTGGGTGACCCTAAACAGTCGATTTACTCATTTCAGGGTGCAGATGTTAATAGTTATCTGTCGGCTAAGAAAACTATTACAGAAATGAATGGAGTATTTTACAGTATAAAAGTCAACTACCGTTCTCTTCCTGAAATGATTAACGGGTATAACGAGATTCTGTGCACCGATAGAGGTGCTGGTAATGAAAAATATGAGAAATCAGGGGCTGAAAGTACAGAGTTGATTTCAGATCCAAAAGAATCAAATCCACAGCATAACGACGACTGGTTTTGTTTCGCTGCTGAAGATGAAAATGGGATATCGTATCCATCAGACCAGAGAGCATTGGCGCCGGAACGGGACTTGAGCGATCTTCGGGATAAACTACCATGTAAACCTGTACAGATCATGCCACTTGAAGGAAACAAAACTCAAAGATGCAGGCAATTCGCCGATCATACAGCTATTGCAATTAAAGGGTTGAAAGGAAAAAGAATTGATATACCCGACGGTAAGGGGTGGAAGAACTTAACACTTGATTATAATCATTTTGCAGTTATTGTGGAAGGGCACAGTCTTGCAGATCCTGTTATGGAGGAGTTTCGAAGGCAAGGGATTCCTGCGATAAAATACAAACTTGAAGGTGTTTTTCAATCACAAATGTGCAGGGACTTACATGCAATTTTACGCGCTGTCCTTTATCGGGACGGAGAACCTTCCCCCAGACTTGCCGCTCTTCTTACCGGCTTTTTCAACTATCATTATTCACTCATTGATCCGCAAAAAACACTTGAGCCTTGCTTTGATTCAAGGTGCAGCGGTGATGATCTTTGTATTACTCATGCACTTTCAGAGTGGGGATATCTTGCTGACAGGAAAATGTGGACCCAGCTGTTCAGGAGTATCATGCTGCGCAGCGGAGTACGGGAGCGTTTTCTGAAGATTGCTGATGGTGAACGGCATATTTCCGATCTAAGACAAGTAACAGATTACTGTATTGAGTGGCTCTATGAGCACAATGCCCATCTCTCAGAATTGATTGAGCACCTTGGGAGTTTGTACAGAAAAGAAACAAGCGTAGGGATGGACCGCAATATTCACCAGATTGCAACCCAAAAGTCAAGTGTGCAGATTCTCACTATGCACGCCTCCAAGGGACTTGAGTTTCCCGTGGTTTTTGTCCTGACATCAAAAACAAGGGCAAAAAGTGTTCCTGCAATCTCTTATATCGGTCCTGATAGCCGTCGCCATGTGATGCTTACTGCTGAGGGGTATGGTGATGATGAAACAAAAAGAATATACGATCTGGCGGAAACGCAGAAAGAACAGGAACGTCGTCGTTTGCTCTATGTCGCAATGACACGTCCATCGGCACTGCTGTTTTTGCCCGTTCACATGAACAGAATTATTAAAAGTAATAAAAAAATAGTCTGGGAAAACTGTATACCTGATTCTAAAGGGGCTGATACAGACCTTACACCAAGGCTTATCAATCTTATAAGAGAGGATA
Proteins encoded in this region:
- a CDS encoding Exodeoxyribonuclease V gamma chain — encoded protein: MLHLTFAPSTQSLAELAADKLAAIWSDPFNPPTVIVPNPAVEKWLLMRLVTFTKISGCVANLKMLRLERFLWNTLSPDENMTLMDAEHLCQLVCSLLDKPLLQEKIFTSLKNYLCSSQNGSIDPVKRVQLSGVIAQQFREYEYNRPSVWDEKLNRWKMDGIDATWLKGNYYCGGDAHEVWQSELYRRVYGLVENGGSETDNRCISLPHLYRWRREKSRGEMDWCQTKGEIFIFGVSKISHFHRNTLVEISQAENVEMRVFLTNPCAEFWEDVNTSRNRNKRRKWSWNSTSNEAGITPMQSRLYSKENLDDELPPEQGLLRLWGEAGKENVFLWCPQAQWNFEYIHHDSNMTEHRPQTTLESVKESLLLRTATLSEPIRGWGDDSLFILASPDRGREIEEIREQILDMVHRGEVERLNEIVVYLTDPAAYLVHINRVFGACDTADPTYIPYTILGAPGSGSLFAQGMRSMLELIRGRFDRAGVFELLRNPIVQVTSDFTPENVSVWEVWAEKLGIFRGYNREHRKTMGDRGEMVSDAHTFELGIARMLIGNLTSDPVELDYKIVPETFSSQQVSVVVPFTDFDTSDEDLLEKFCAVTEDLFNDIKNFSDCNNGELEIEYAVELIKNLVWRWFGRIDKLEKGGGAEGRVQKDFLESLDIILLQKTTANRENFPIEEFLKMVEACLPDELSSFGNAWVGGVTFAPLRPAMVLSHKVVIVAGLDAALFPGTSEKPGWDLLSGRRIIGDSDRVKDNRFVFLELFHAAQKKLVMSFRCRNMQKDEELQPSSVVLEFEEYLKNAMENNTDKSANVNVVRGIPWVLHESIKEMVSAGRLHGSWDCTEVELGKLAAKYEKNRALHRHELVCRKDGSLFSPAIKKEFHTTYHDLKRFITNPLEYHLYKTLNIDLEEESVTMGVTDEPLDSGNLALGGMQRNIWIRILEMLFPKIRGAENSKKEEFSLKAERVAIQIYDYHAATGGAPEGLLYKNEKRKLTEWAIQCCEKTQQLLELFDNHYLVVNTDFTLGRKGLSGDLTIKLDGEKRCFVECRHSLVLMPRDPAVNREIGILAVKKEGNVTDNHELWLAAVLQQIFNKGNGICDRINLVQLNRDKISVSCEQTLTPESTCDSSDNDDEYHEPAVLDVKCWLKRILTMMLIEKCSQHLPFVAVREITKKRKNDNAHFRERLKRISVESIGERINGNFSSYRCFLEAYKLTDALVAFSEINDKTEQNRKLAQLAAQLYEPVLKRSYYE
- a CDS encoding Exodeoxyribonuclease V beta chain, which gives rise to MNSAVILTDVSQIDLDRHGVIEAHAGTGKTYTIVRLVLRILEQPLRDERGLRFVHLSEILLVTYTEKAAGELKLRIREGLMSRINILREQGAKDYNIIEHLESCLNNMHEAYIGTIHSVCLRLLRNMPFETGIQFSTEIADDEEGLWKTFREMIREEWQDTQSDFPWAMELIEMYGFKLDSAYDGKIVALAKELLDQGYTVLNRCNCFESLADVKSWFDQYKANCNSLKEKLKVLISSGLQILNNPAGLNEKRVAYLESTVNRWKNSLEKDPFSPEDVLCAKWVKKNSCYKLKPDLMKKELYNVSIGKKNPLVEPFADQFYHYAKDNEWKVVLEFPNISNILSNTLICDSAKLLAARWNRKKQSNGLVSYGDMLRLMFQAVSQKNSAVTQNLRERLSYGIIDEFQDTSPLQWEIFRTVFTKGAREELPGLFIVGDPKQSIYSFQGADVNSYLSAKKTITEMNGVFYSIKVNYRSLPEMINGYNEILCTDRGAGNEKYEKSGAESTELISDPKESNPQHNDDWFCFAAEDENGISYPSDQRALAPERDLSDLRDKLPCKPVQIMPLEGNKTQRCRQFADHTAIAIKGLKGKRIDIPDGKGWKNLTLDYNHFAVIVEGHSLADPVMEEFRRQGIPAIKYKLEGVFQSQMCRDLHAILRAVLYRDGEPSPRLAALLTGFFNYHYSLIDPQKTLEPCFDSRCSGDDLCITHALSEWGYLADRKMWTQLFRSIMLRSGVRERFLKIADGERHISDLRQVTDYCIEWLYEHNAHLSELIEHLGSLYRKETSVGMDRNIHQIATQKSSVQILTMHASKGLEFPVVFVLTSKTRAKSVPAISYIGPDSRRHVMLTAEGYGDDETKRIYDLAETQKEQERRRLLYVAMTRPSALLFLPVHMNRIIKSNKKIVWENCIPDSKGADTDLTPRLINLIREDKSDCIEIFNPEEWNFQNTTKASDIRSGAQKCDLVFSLQNIPKIDLRSLVSHKTSYSQLSRNVDSDRGVDKGEEVGVVEVINSPELLPTATPVLPGGAATGDALHAAVEEIFNKEDLMKCIENSDELKGVVGKYLERNGVLKRIWIQNKKETKVKIEEMEKRAITYASVCIKTPYCLKSGLTKTEALFWPISAKILVFRRWSFF